The region TGATATTACTCCGCAAGAGATTCATGAGATAATTCAGAATCATCTTGAAGATATTACCGTATTTCTTCAAGCAATAAGAGAGCTCCTTAAACACCCTGAAAAATTCAATCTGTCGCTTGAATAGCAGTATAGGCATGAAGTATGGTACAAAAACTGTAAAACTATTATTGGCATGTGCAGTTGTTTTTGCTATTAGCTATTTTTATCTTTTATATTACCGTAACGCTTTCTACGACCTGACCGCCGACGAAGGGTACATCATTTATGGAGCCAAGAGGGTACTGGACGGGCAGATCCTCTATAAAGATTTCTTTCAATTCTATCCTCCCGGTGATTTCTACTTACTTGCCTTTGTGTTTAAGCTCTTCGGATACAGCTTTATCATGGCCAGGGAAACTGCGGTTGTAATAGACAGCCTGATCAATACACTGCTATTTTATTTCAGCTATAAAGCGATACGATCATGGTATGCAATCCTGCCACCCCTTTTTTTTCTCATTCTTGGGTATCCGAATTGGATGCAGTACAGCCATTATTGGTCAAGCATGCTGTTTTTATTTATATCCCTTGCCTTTTTCCTGATTTATCTTGAACAAAAGAAGAGCATTTATATTTTCTCGACCGGTATCTTTACAGGTATAACGGGTCTGTTCCTTCAGACGCCTGCCGCGTATGTATCTTTACTGCTGCTCTTCCTTTTAATTTCTGAAGGAAGACAGGGATTGCTGAGAAAGGTCTTGTTCTATGTGGCCGGCATCGGTATTCCCTTGATCATCGCCTTTGGATTTATTGCATACCAGGGCGCCTTGCTTGATTTTATCAGCCAACAGTATTTCATGAGTAAAATATATCCGGAAGCAGTCACCTTTAATCCTATAGCGCTGTATTTCCGTCACTTTGGAAAGTACAGTGTCATATTTATGATCTATACCGGTATAGCAATCCTCTCCGGTGGTGCTTTAATCTTTTTTAAGAAGAAGCTCTCACATCCGGTAAAAATAATCTTTATAGGAAATATCGTTCTGTTTTTTACAAGCAGCAGCAGGATGGACTTTGACCATATACTGGTCAATTCAGCAATGGTATTCGTTGTGGTTTTGCTGCCTGTAAAATGGTTGTTGGACTATCTTAAACATAAGCATAATTGGGGATTTAAAGGCGCAATTATCGCATGGAACATTACTGCTGTTATACTTGTTCTCTGGGGTGTCATTTCCATGAAAACAAATATCCACAATATACATACAAGCGCCTATAACCTTAATTTTAATGGTACCAGTGTCTGGACATTCAATCAGAAAGAGGCATATAAAATAAAAGAGTTCTTTCCGGAGGCCAAAAAGATGCTTGGCGGAGACCAAAGCGTTTTTGTTTATCAGTATTGTCCCATTATCAATGTATTCATGCACTTGCATAATCCAGTGTATATAGATTGGATACCGGCTTTGACGGATATGCCTGATTACGGACCGTATGGGTTTGAGAGGGCCGTACAGGAGTTGATAAAAAAGAAGACCCAGTATATCATTTATTGCAACTGGCCGCAGGATTATATCGATGCCGTATTAAAAACGGAAGGGAAGTTGTATCATGTTAATGTACTCGATAAGTATATTGCATCAGCGTTTACCCCAATATTAAAAGTCAATGAATTGATCCTTTATAAAAAACATTCATGATGAATAATATGAGAGACCGTAAAAGGAAAGATACAGGAGAAACAAGCTCCATTGCCGGTGAATATGATTTGCCACCACGCATGAGATCAAAGGTGTTGTATGGCAGGATAAAACTATTGTCTGTAGTTACCATAGTCTTTATTGTCAGCTATTTTTATCTGTCATATTTTCGCAATCATTTTTACGCCTTACTTGCCGATGAAGGGTACATATTTTATGAAGCTAAGAGGATATTAGCAGGGCAGATTATATATAAAGATTTTTTTCAGCTACTTCCACCAGGAGACTTTTATTTACTTGCATTGATATTCAAGGTGTTTGGAACGAGTTACGCGGTTGGTATGGAAACTGCCGTGATAATGCAAAGTATGGTCAATACATTGCTCTTTTATCTCGGCTACAAGGCAATCAAATCATGGCATGCAATCTTATTACCCCTGTTCTTTCCTATACCCGGATTCTTGAATTTCATGCAGTACAGCCATTATTGGTCCAGCATGTTGTTTTTATTTATGTCTCTCGCTTTTTTTATGATTTATCTCGATCAGCATAAAAATATTTATCTATATTTAACAGGCATCTTTATAGGCATAACATGGCTGTTCCTTCCAACAACAGGTACGTATGCGGCTTTATTGTTTTCCGTAGTTTTCATTCTGGAGAAAAGGAAGGAAAAAGAATTCAACAAACAAATTGTTTCATTTCTCATAAGTATGAGCATTCCCTTGATTATTACATTTGGGTATCTCGCATTGCAAGGTGCTTTCTTTGATTTCATAAAGGAATACTTCTTCGGTATTTCTGTCTATTCAAAAGGATGCACCATAAACCCTATAAGTCTGTATTTCAGCGGCCGGGGGTATCCCCTTTACCCCTATAGCTTATTGTTTATATCCTTTATTGGTATGGCGGTAGTATCCGGTATTGCCTTAATCTTTTTCAGAGGGAGACTCTCAAACCCCGTAAAGGTGGTCTTGATGGGGGATATCATACAAGTTCTGTCCAGCAGCAGCAGGATGGATTTTGATCATATACTCATTAATTCAGCACTGTCATTGGTTATCATACTATTACTTGTAAAATGGGTATTCGAACATACAGAAGGCATATCTGAAGTATTACATCGGTTGCTTCGTTATCTCTTTAGCGGTGTTGCCCTGGCAGGTGCTGTCTTGTGCGTGCTCATTATGTACTCAAATATTATCAATAGGTATGAACATGCGTACACAATGGATATCAATGGCACTCATCTCTGGACATACAACAAACAACAAACCTGGGAAATAAATCAGTTCTTTCCAAAAGCAGAACATATCTTAAAAGGTAATAAAAATGTATTTGTATATCCGTATTGTCCTCTTGTATATGTTTTCTATCATTTCAATAACCCGACTTTCATGGATTTTATGTTTGCAAATCCTTTACTGTCCGCTATGCCTAATTATGGTCCTTACAGTTATAACAGGGTCGTACAAGAGTTGATAAAAGCAAACACACAATATATCATTTATTGCAACTTTCCGCAGGATTATATAAACTTCGAATTGGGGTTAGATCACATACACGAGCAAAAAAATGTGGTGGATGAATTTATCGGCTCTGAGTTCATACCGGTATTAAAGGTAAATCAATTAATCCTGTATAAAAAACGCTAATGTATTCTTTTCGGATAATTAGTAAACATGATTTTGTCCCTCTTTGGTAAAGAGGGGTAAAAGAGATATTTCAAAATATATTTAGAAAAAGAGCGAATGAAAATAATAAATCCATTGAGAAAACTTCATTTTAGAACAATTGGTGGTAGCGGTAGCACTCAACTCCCATCAACCCGGAAATCGATATATCACCGATTAAAATTGATAGCTTTCTCTAACGGGGTAAAATTATTGTTAGCATGTGTAGTTGTTCTTGCTGCCAGCTATTTTTATCTCTCCTATTTCCGTGATCACTTCTATAGGCTCTATGCTGACGAAGGATACATCATTTACGGTGCCAAGCGAATATTGAACGGCCAGATTTTGTATAAAGATTTTTTTCAGTTTTACCCGCCGGGTGATTTTTACTTGCTTGCCTTAATATTTAAGTTGTTTGGATATGGTTTTACGGTTGCCAGAGAAACTACCATAGTAATACAAAGTCTCATTACTACATTGCTATTTTATCTTGGTTATAAGGCAATAAAATCATGGCATGCAATCTTATTGTCTTTCTTTGTCGTACGGGTCGGGTTTTTGAATTTTATGCAATACAGCCATTATTGGTCGAGCATGCTATTTTTATTTATAGCCCTTGCCTTTTTCCTTTATTATCTGGAACAAAATAAAAACACCTTCCTTTATTTAACTGGTTTCTTTATTGGTATAACCGGACTGTTTCTCCAGACAACTGGCGCGTATGCTGCCGTATTATTTATTCTAGTAGTGATACTTGAGAAAAGAAAAGAAGAAGGTTTATTCAAAAGGCTCTTTATGTTTCTGATGAGTATCAGCATCCCATTGATTATTGCATTTGGATATATTGCATATCAAGGAGCGATCATTGATTTTATTAAAGAGCAGTATTTTATGAGCAAGGTATATGGAGTTGGAGGAACGTTAAATCCCATAGCAGTATATTTTAATGATATTGGGCCTGAGAGCATCGGGTTTTTATTATACACTGCTACAGCAATTATATGCGGTAGTATCTTAATATTATTTAGAAATAGGCTCTCAAATCCGGTAAAAATAATTTTCATGGGTGATATAATATTATTTTTAAACAGTATCACCAGAATGGACTATCTCCACATACTCATAAATTCGGCGATGTGGTTTGTTGTTGCAGTACTTTTTGTAAAATGGCTGATTGAAAATACAAAACGGATATCAGCTATTTTATATAAGTTTTTATATTATGCTTTTGGAACTGCTTCTGTTTTATTCATAGTCTGGCGTATTGTAGTTATACAATCGGAAATTATGCATATCTATCAATATTCATATAAGATGAATATTGATGGCACTCATTTATGGACATTCAATACAAAACAAGCTTATGACATAAACGAATTTTTCCCACAGGTGGAAAAAATATTACATGGTGATAAGAATGTATTTGTCTATCCTTATTGCCCACTTATTTATGTCTTATTCGATTATAAAAATCCAACTTTTACAGATTTAATACCAACATTTATGAATGTTCCTGATTATGGAGAGTACAGTTTCAATAAAATAAAAAATGATATTAGGAGAAACGAAACAAATTATATCATTTACTGTAACTTGCCTAAAGATTATATAAATAGGGTGTTAGCATTAGAAAAGAAACATTACCATATAGACGTGCTTGATAAATATTTCACTGCTCATTATATTCCGGAATTAAGAGTGAACAACTTAATTCTCTATAAAAAACATTAACCAGCTCGTAAGATTATTTATTGAAAAGAGCATATGAAAAAATATCAAAGGCTGCATGACCTTTCCTAAATAATTCGGTTAATGAAGATACCTTACGAAGCTGTTTCCATATATAGGACGGACGCAGATAAAACCGTTTATTCGCAAGCTTTAAAAGATTAATAGCTTCCTCGTATGATAAAGGGTTTTCCCAGTAAGCCTTCAGATTATGCTTGCCTGGATGAACTGCGAAATCCATATAAAAGTCATGAATTATACCATTTTTTATAGCATTAGTGTAAAGTTCAGTGCCAGGTAAAAGAACCATATACATAAATTGTGCATAATCAGGGTCCAGTTCTATAGCGAAATCTATTGTTCTCAATGATACTTCCTTTGCTCGTCCTGGAATGGCAAGTATAAAATAAGTAACCACTTCTATGCCTGCATCTTTGGTAAGTTTGACAGAATTGCGGACCATCTTAGTAGTAATGCCTTTCCTTAAATATTTTAATGTTTCATCGTCGCCAGCTTCAACTCCAAAATTAATTCTGCGGCATCCTGCACGATATAATAATTGAAGTATTTCTGGATTAATCTTATCAGCCCTTGCCCGAATGCCAAAGCGTATTGGTATACCACGGGTAATAATTCCTTCACATATAGATCGTACTCTTTCCTCGCTGAAATTAAAATTATCGTCATAAAAGTTAATTTCTTTGTATCCCATGTTCGCACATTCTGATATTTCCATTATAATATTTTCCGGGGATCGTGATCTAATTGAGCGAAAGGGAACATCACAAAAGGTACATTTAAATCTGCAACCGCGGCTTGATATCATTGTTGTAGAAAATGCATTTGTATCAGAAACAAATTTATAAGCCTCCAACGGGGCAAGCTTACGCGCAGGGAAGGGCAATGCATCGAGGTTTTCAATCAATGACCTTGGTGGTGTAACTATTAGAGTACCATTGTTGTTAAGATATGTACCTCGAACGTTTTTAAGAGGCATACCATTTGCAATAACTTCAACGAGTTCTGTCATTACTATCTCACCTTCTCCTGGAACAACGGCATCTATATAAGGCAACATAGCTGTTTGAGCTGGATATATATATGCGTGTGGGCCTCCTAATACCACAAAAGTATTCTGGTTTATTAATTTAGTCCTTCGTGCCACTTCAAGAGTATCAAGTAAGTTAAGCGTATATGCACTTATACCAACAACATCAGGCATGTATGCTCTGATTTCTTGTTCAATAGCATCATAAGAAAGATCATATAATTGAGCATCAAGTATTTTTACATCGTGATCGGTATGAGCCAGCAGATAGGATGCAATATACAATAAACCTAATGAAGGTAATCGAGTAGTTGAGTCAGCATGTCGCATATACTTGGGCGCATCTACAAACAGCATCTGCCAATCTGTTGGATTTATTAGTAATACCTTCATTGTATATAGTTTAATTGGTTTTAATAGACAGTGTCAATATAGAATATCATTCAATAAAATTGCCCTTGCAAAAAGATAATTATTAACTATATGATATTTATATGAGAATCCTATTGATAAAAAGCGGAAACACAGGAGCCCGTGCTACAGGCATTACTCCTCCCCTTGGATTGATGTATATAGCCTCTTATGCAAGGACATACAGAAATGATGATGTAAGGATCTTTGATATAAGGTTTCATAAGCAATATCTTGATGATATAGAAAATATTATATCCAGCTATAAACCCGATATTGTCGGTATAAGTGCATTGACCCTTGAGGCACCTGCTATGTTCCAAATTGCGCAGCTTATTAAGACAATTGATAAAAGTTTGCCTGTTATTGCCGGTGGACCCCATACCAGTTCTGTTCCTGAAGAGGTAATACAAAATAATAATATAGATATAGCTGTCATAGGTGAAGGAGAGATCACATTTAAGGAAATTCTTGATGCTTTTGAGGGAGATAAGGCATTAAGGAATATCGATGGTATTTGTTTCAGAGCAGACAATGAAACAGTAATTTCAAGATTGAAAATGAATCTTCCACAGATGCAAAACCTTAGACAGCGCTCAATAGCTGTTGATACTATAACAATGGATGAAGTGACTACTGTGGTAAGGACAAGCGGCAGACAATATCTTCAGGAGCTCGATTCATTACCTTTTCCTGCATGGGACCTTATTGAAATAAAAAGCTATGCAAAGCATGGAAGTATGAGTAATGTAGGGATGCGTCCATATATGGTTGTTTTCACATCCCGGGGCTGTCCGTTCCATTGCACATACTGCCACAATATCTTCGGAAAACGATTCAGGGCAAGGTCTGTCAGTAATGTGATTAAAGAAATGGAGATATTACTAGGCGTATATAATATCAATGACTTCGAAATTATAGATGATATATCAAACTTTGACAAAGAAAGATTAAAGACAATCTGCAATGAGATTATAGATAAGAACTTGAAAGTCCGATTGTCATTTCCCAATGGTGTACGGACAGATCTGCTGGATGAAGAAACCATTCATCTCCTAAAAAGAGCAGGGACGGCAGAAATAAGTATAGCAGTGGAAACGGCTTCATTAAGACTGCAAAAACTTATTAAGAAAAATCTTAATCTTGAAAAGGTAAGAAAGATAATAGATATAGCAGCCCGTGAGCGTATCTTTTTGAGAGGGTTTTTTATGATTGGATTTCCAACTGAAACTGAGGACGAATTGAGAGCAACGATAGATTTTGCCTGTAAATCAAAGTTGCATATTGCATTCTTTTTTGTTTTAAATCCATTTAAAGGTACAGAAATTATTGATCAGATACGGAGCGCCGGTAAGCAATTACCGGATATTAATCTTGAGAGTTTTGATTATATGGCAAACCCCTTTAATCCAAGTGCCGTAAATGATAAAAAATTTCACCGGTTGTATGTGCGGGCTTATATAAGGTTTTATTCAAATCCTATAAGGATACTAAGAATATTAAGAGATAAACCCATGTACAACGACTTATTTATAAGGTTCTTAAATTTGTTTAGAAATTACATTCCTGCGCCTTCAGGCAATAAAAAGTTAAAAGCCAGAGATAAAGATGTTTAAGATCTTACTTGTCAAAAGTACCACTGCTTATTCTAAACACACGGGTACACCGCCCCCGCTTGGCATTATGTACTTAGCTTCATATTTAAGCGAAAAAACCCAATATGCGGTGAGGTTGTTTGATGCCAGAATGTATAAGGAACCTGTCAAAGAGTTTTATAAATTGATGTCAGCATATCAGCCTGATATAATAGGAATAAGTGCCTTAACGCTTGAAGCTGCTTATCTGCACACTATTAGTCACATTGCGAAATCCATTGACAGTCATGTTAAAATTGTAGCCGGAGGGCCATACCCAACATCAACACCAGCCAAACTGATGAACGATAAGAACATAGATGTTGGTGTTATAGGCGAAGGGGAGGTTACATTCAAGGAGCTTCTGGATACGTACGAATACGACGGCGACCTGCATAACATCAGGGGTATAGTTTTTAAATCTTACGATGGAATTATTTCAACACCTGCAAGACCATACATAGAAATGCTTGATAGCCTGCCATACCCTGCGTGGAATTTAATAGATTTAGACGCATATTTCAGGAGAAGGGGCATGAGTACTATAGGGATAAGGCGGTACATGACGATCTTTACATCTCGTGGCTGTCCATTCCATTGTACGTATTGTCACAACATCATGGGTAAAAAATTCAGGGCACGGTCGGTTGACAATGTACTCGAGGAAATGAGAATATTGAGAGAGAAATACGATATCAAAGACTTTGAGATCATAGATGATATTTCAAATTTCGATAGAGAACGGTTCAAACAGATTCTACGCGGCATAGTCGGCAGGGAATGGGGCGTTACCTTATCATTCCCGAATGGTGTAAGGACGGATATGCTTGATGAAGAGATTATTCATCTTATGAAAAAAGCAGGAACCTCGGAGCTTTCCGTTGCCATAGAAACAGCCTCCTCAAGGCTTCAGAAGCTGGTGAAAAAAAACTTACACTTAGAAAAGATAAAACGGATGATAGAAATAGCAGTGAAGGACGGTATCTTTGTACGAGGGTTCTTTATGCTCGGTTTTCCCACAGAGACGGAAGAAGAATTAAAAGCGACCATAGATTTTGCTTGCGGGTCTCAATTACACGGTGCAATTTTCTTCAAGGTTAACCCATTTGGTGGTACTGAGCTTTATAAGCAAGCGTATGAAACAGGCAAGCTGCCCGCAGACACGCACACATCCAATTTTGATTACTACGCCACATCTTTTAACCTCAGCGATCTTTCAAACGCAAAATTTAATCGCCTTTA is a window of Deltaproteobacteria bacterium DNA encoding:
- a CDS encoding B12-binding domain-containing radical SAM protein, which gives rise to MFKILLVKSTTAYSKHTGTPPPLGIMYLASYLSEKTQYAVRLFDARMYKEPVKEFYKLMSAYQPDIIGISALTLEAAYLHTISHIAKSIDSHVKIVAGGPYPTSTPAKLMNDKNIDVGVIGEGEVTFKELLDTYEYDGDLHNIRGIVFKSYDGIISTPARPYIEMLDSLPYPAWNLIDLDAYFRRRGMSTIGIRRYMTIFTSRGCPFHCTYCHNIMGKKFRARSVDNVLEEMRILREKYDIKDFEIIDDISNFDRERFKQILRGIVGREWGVTLSFPNGVRTDMLDEEIIHLMKKAGTSELSVAIETASSRLQKLVKKNLHLEKIKRMIEIAVKDGIFVRGFFMLGFPTETEEELKATIDFACGSQLHGAIFFKVNPFGGTELYKQAYETGKLPADTHTSNFDYYATSFNLSDLSNAKFNRLYTKAYLRFYFSPRRIISILRAKKIWNDLFLLGLRVIEISFIGIFKKNKQLEPVDINIVYPAHKRMKENIFYLKDKEKKRNTL
- a CDS encoding B12-binding domain-containing radical SAM protein; translated protein: MKVLLINPTDWQMLFVDAPKYMRHADSTTRLPSLGLLYIASYLLAHTDHDVKILDAQLYDLSYDAIEQEIRAYMPDVVGISAYTLNLLDTLEVARRTKLINQNTFVVLGGPHAYIYPAQTAMLPYIDAVVPGEGEIVMTELVEVIANGMPLKNVRGTYLNNNGTLIVTPPRSLIENLDALPFPARKLAPLEAYKFVSDTNAFSTTMISSRGCRFKCTFCDVPFRSIRSRSPENIIMEISECANMGYKEINFYDDNFNFSEERVRSICEGIITRGIPIRFGIRARADKINPEILQLLYRAGCRRINFGVEAGDDETLKYLRKGITTKMVRNSVKLTKDAGIEVVTYFILAIPGRAKEVSLRTIDFAIELDPDYAQFMYMVLLPGTELYTNAIKNGIIHDFYMDFAVHPGKHNLKAYWENPLSYEEAINLLKLANKRFYLRPSYIWKQLRKVSSLTELFRKGHAAFDIFSYALFNK
- a CDS encoding B12-binding domain-containing radical SAM protein — translated: MRILLIKSGNTGARATGITPPLGLMYIASYARTYRNDDVRIFDIRFHKQYLDDIENIISSYKPDIVGISALTLEAPAMFQIAQLIKTIDKSLPVIAGGPHTSSVPEEVIQNNNIDIAVIGEGEITFKEILDAFEGDKALRNIDGICFRADNETVISRLKMNLPQMQNLRQRSIAVDTITMDEVTTVVRTSGRQYLQELDSLPFPAWDLIEIKSYAKHGSMSNVGMRPYMVVFTSRGCPFHCTYCHNIFGKRFRARSVSNVIKEMEILLGVYNINDFEIIDDISNFDKERLKTICNEIIDKNLKVRLSFPNGVRTDLLDEETIHLLKRAGTAEISIAVETASLRLQKLIKKNLNLEKVRKIIDIAARERIFLRGFFMIGFPTETEDELRATIDFACKSKLHIAFFFVLNPFKGTEIIDQIRSAGKQLPDINLESFDYMANPFNPSAVNDKKFHRLYVRAYIRFYSNPIRILRILRDKPMYNDLFIRFLNLFRNYIPAPSGNKKLKARDKDV